A stretch of the Halomonas sp. BDJS001 genome encodes the following:
- a CDS encoding AAA family ATPase: MINAFAVFNYRSLKNVVSPLSGLNVVTGPNGCGKSNLYKSLRLLADTAKGNLIASIAQEGGLDYTFWAGPEKLTNSIRDGSAPIEGTARKSNTRLGLGFVGEEFGYAISLGMPAPQGFAGHGDPSMFQFDPEIKRLARRPSWARGGWTHRPGSGWIKQSTQSAP, encoded by the coding sequence ATGATCAACGCCTTTGCCGTTTTCAACTACCGGAGTCTGAAAAACGTTGTCTCTCCTCTGTCGGGCCTCAATGTGGTGACCGGGCCAAACGGGTGTGGCAAATCCAATCTGTACAAATCGCTGCGGTTACTGGCAGACACCGCCAAAGGCAACCTGATCGCGTCAATTGCTCAGGAAGGCGGGCTTGATTACACCTTCTGGGCGGGCCCGGAAAAGCTCACCAACAGCATTAGGGATGGATCTGCCCCCATTGAGGGCACCGCCAGGAAAAGCAATACCCGTCTTGGGCTGGGGTTTGTTGGTGAGGAGTTTGGTTACGCCATTTCATTGGGGATGCCAGCACCTCAGGGGTTTGCGGGCCACGGGGATCCGTCCATGTTTCAGTTCGATCCCGAGATAAAGCGTTTGGCGAGACGACCATCCTGGGCCAGGGGTGGCTGGACGCACCGCCCTGGCAGTGGTTGGATTAAACAAAGCACCCAAAGCGCCCCCTGA
- a CDS encoding Rid family hydrolase, giving the protein MQILRRKPLNPPNLPDTLAEGHSQAVLVQGGTRVLMSSQVGVDTEGHLAGPDLPEQTQAALGNVERLLTSLGGDLTRVVMLRIYLAESVRYEQQVVMEALKHRFPIAPPAATWLIVYGLAEPEWLIAIEAEAVLPGFALNS; this is encoded by the coding sequence ATGCAAATATTAAGGCGCAAGCCCCTAAATCCGCCCAACCTGCCAGACACCCTCGCTGAAGGGCACAGTCAGGCTGTTTTGGTACAAGGTGGCACCCGGGTGCTGATGTCTAGCCAGGTGGGCGTCGACACCGAGGGTCATTTAGCCGGCCCAGATTTGCCCGAGCAAACCCAGGCAGCACTTGGCAATGTCGAACGGTTACTAACAAGTCTTGGGGGCGATCTCACGCGGGTGGTAATGCTACGAATCTACTTAGCTGAATCCGTGCGGTATGAACAGCAGGTGGTGATGGAGGCGTTGAAGCACCGATTCCCTATCGCACCACCCGCGGCCACCTGGTTAATAGTGTACGGTCTTGCCGAACCGGAGTGGCTAATCGCTATCGAGGCCGAGGCAGTGCTGCCGGGGTTTGCCTTAAACAGCTAA
- a CDS encoding sensor histidine kinase, with translation MHLTVLSANQEVTWKADRGACFTLLKNLLENAIQHAPEQTLVSMEIQGNTITVLDRGPSVEPEQLSLLFSRFWRGAHRRDHGAGLGLAICQEIALAHGWTLTAHNAHPGLTMTLCRENGVLKNSNGNDSARENSPHKNSQHRIQHS, from the coding sequence GTGCATTTAACAGTACTTTCCGCGAATCAAGAAGTGACATGGAAGGCTGATCGCGGTGCGTGTTTCACCCTGCTCAAGAATTTGCTGGAGAACGCTATCCAGCATGCCCCTGAGCAGACTCTCGTCAGCATGGAGATCCAGGGAAATACGATTACCGTGCTAGACCGGGGGCCTAGCGTCGAGCCAGAACAGCTATCCCTGCTGTTCTCGCGTTTTTGGCGAGGTGCCCATCGGCGCGACCACGGCGCTGGTTTGGGGCTGGCCATCTGCCAGGAAATCGCTTTGGCACACGGTTGGACGTTGACCGCCCATAACGCCCATCCCGGCTTGACCATGACGCTATGCAGAGAAAACGGTGTCCTTAAAAACAGTAACGGAAACGACAGCGCCCGTGAAAACAGCCCCCATAAAAACAGTCAGCACCGTATTCAGCACAGTTAA
- a CDS encoding response regulator transcription factor — protein MSRVLLIEDHDRLAQLMHQGLVNAGIAVDMVDRIDLAWAAIQQISYQALVLDRGLPDGDGLLLLKKLRNAGLSVPCLVLTARDALHDRLEGLEAGADDYLPKPFAMDEMVARVRALLRRPAEFHSIDPIHGDLRLHTESGVLFSGDKSITLAPAELHIMQLLLYKHDEVVRRSALEAAAWGLSEAVTPNALDVALHRLRRKLLAIGSRQRIANVRGMGYALRQADDAK, from the coding sequence ATGAGCCGAGTACTGCTGATTGAGGATCATGACCGCCTAGCCCAGCTAATGCACCAAGGGCTAGTGAACGCTGGCATCGCCGTTGATATGGTTGATCGCATTGACCTAGCGTGGGCTGCCATTCAGCAAATATCCTATCAAGCACTGGTGCTCGATCGCGGCTTGCCGGATGGTGATGGGCTGCTATTGCTCAAGAAGTTGCGCAACGCGGGCCTTAGCGTGCCCTGTCTGGTGTTAACGGCACGCGATGCGCTGCATGACAGGCTAGAAGGCCTCGAAGCCGGTGCCGACGACTATCTTCCCAAGCCGTTTGCCATGGATGAGATGGTGGCACGAGTCCGTGCTTTGCTACGCCGCCCTGCGGAATTCCACTCAATCGACCCCATTCACGGCGACCTGAGACTGCATACGGAAAGCGGCGTCCTGTTTAGCGGAGACAAGAGCATTACTCTTGCCCCGGCGGAGCTGCATATTATGCAACTACTCCTCTACAAGCACGATGAAGTAGTCCGCCGCAGCGCGCTGGAGGCGGCGGCCTGGGGGCTAAGTGAGGCAGTAACACCGAATGCACTGGATGTCGCCCTGCACCGTTTACGCCGTAAGCTGCTGGCTATCGGCTCGCGCCAGCGAATTGCCAACGTCAGGGGGATGGGGTATGCGCTTCGTCAAGCGGATGACGCTAAATAG
- a CDS encoding MipA/OmpV family protein produces the protein MGSHQTLLLNGHLTTRKLVAAALLSGAVFASPLVIADESNLNGTSWGLGLGVMSQQKPYAGIDRDNTPVPLLLVENRYIRVFGPEVEFKLPKLDISTSQQLNFGIVAQYDGSGYEQGDAAILNGMSERKGGFWAGATVEWSSDIVNVSAKWLTDVSDNSDGHRINVGLERTWQFGEHVLLTPRLGASWQDKESVDYYFGVRNSEVRFDRPAYAGESAISIEAGVSGVYRFNQHHSVLMGVEVTSLADEIKDSPLVDRSTENSVFLGYLYHF, from the coding sequence ATGGGTTCTCATCAGACGCTATTACTGAACGGCCACCTAACCACCAGAAAGCTGGTAGCCGCCGCATTGCTCAGTGGTGCTGTTTTTGCATCTCCATTGGTAATCGCTGATGAATCGAATTTAAACGGCACTTCTTGGGGGCTAGGCCTCGGCGTAATGAGCCAGCAGAAGCCCTATGCCGGTATTGATCGTGACAACACTCCAGTGCCCTTACTGCTGGTCGAGAACCGATACATTCGTGTTTTTGGGCCTGAAGTCGAATTCAAACTACCGAAGCTTGATATCAGTACCTCTCAACAGCTCAATTTTGGTATCGTCGCCCAGTACGATGGTAGCGGCTACGAACAAGGAGACGCCGCGATTCTCAACGGCATGAGTGAGCGCAAGGGGGGCTTCTGGGCGGGGGCAACGGTGGAGTGGAGCAGCGATATCGTTAATGTTAGTGCCAAGTGGCTCACCGATGTATCGGACAACAGCGATGGGCATCGCATCAATGTCGGCTTGGAGAGGACGTGGCAATTCGGTGAGCATGTGCTGCTGACCCCGCGCTTAGGAGCATCCTGGCAGGATAAGGAGAGCGTCGATTACTATTTCGGCGTTCGCAACAGCGAGGTTCGCTTTGACCGCCCTGCCTATGCAGGGGAATCGGCTATCAGTATCGAGGCGGGGGTGAGCGGCGTCTACCGCTTCAATCAGCATCACTCCGTACTTATGGGGGTTGAGGTAACGAGTCTGGCAGACGAAATCAAGGATAGTCCGCTGGTAGATCGCTCAACCGAAAATAGTGTGTTTCTTGGTTATCTTTACCACTTCTAA
- a CDS encoding sugar O-acetyltransferase: protein MRSEKDKMIAGELYNPADPTLLKEREETRRKVRLYNQILETDAQRLAALKALFGSTGEHLYVEPNLRVDYGYNLHVGENFFANFDCTLLDVCEIRFGDNCMLGPNVQIYTATHPLDPHERNAGREYAKPIFFGDNVWIGGGAIINPGVRVGNNVVIASGAVVTKDVPDNVVVGGNPARIIKNIAIKGE from the coding sequence ATGCGATCAGAAAAAGACAAAATGATAGCAGGCGAGCTCTATAACCCTGCTGATCCGACCTTGCTAAAAGAGCGTGAAGAGACAAGGCGAAAAGTGAGATTATATAATCAAATTTTGGAAACTGACGCTCAGAGATTGGCAGCTTTAAAAGCGTTGTTTGGATCGACGGGAGAACACCTCTATGTCGAACCCAACTTACGCGTGGATTATGGGTATAACCTACATGTGGGCGAAAACTTTTTCGCCAACTTCGACTGCACTCTGCTGGATGTTTGTGAAATACGCTTTGGTGATAACTGCATGCTTGGGCCGAATGTGCAGATTTATACGGCCACGCATCCCCTTGACCCCCATGAACGCAATGCGGGTAGAGAGTACGCAAAACCGATTTTTTTTGGCGATAACGTCTGGATTGGTGGCGGCGCCATCATTAACCCAGGCGTTAGAGTAGGCAATAACGTGGTCATAGCGTCGGGCGCCGTTGTAACCAAGGATGTACCCGATAATGTGGTGGTAGGCGGTAATCCTGCTCGCATAATTAAAAATATTGCAATTAAGGGTGAGTAA
- a CDS encoding SDR family oxidoreductase encodes MKTSGNTMLITGGGSGIGRELAQRFNALGNTVIVAGRHIETLQETIAGQQNMHAMVVDVEDPNSISAFAERVIAEHPSLNVLINNAGIMRREDLTRTHDLMDAEQTVVTNLLGPIRLTNALTDHLVSQPDAAIVNVSSGLAFVPLSGTPTYNATKAAIHSYTISLREQLKGKVELIELAPPAVQTELTPGQSTREGYMPLDEFIDEVMTLFQEKPTPREILVENVNFLRWAERDGHFDQAVELLSKM; translated from the coding sequence GTGAAAACATCAGGCAATACTATGCTCATCACCGGTGGTGGATCAGGCATTGGCCGTGAACTTGCCCAACGCTTCAACGCGCTGGGCAACACTGTGATCGTTGCCGGTCGCCACATAGAGACGCTGCAGGAAACCATTGCGGGCCAGCAAAATATGCACGCGATGGTCGTCGACGTCGAAGACCCGAATTCCATCAGTGCCTTTGCTGAGCGGGTCATCGCCGAACATCCCAGCCTCAATGTATTGATCAATAATGCCGGCATCATGCGCCGCGAGGACTTGACCCGTACCCATGACCTCATGGATGCCGAACAGACGGTCGTCACCAACCTGCTCGGGCCAATCCGGCTGACCAATGCACTGACCGACCACCTGGTGAGCCAGCCCGACGCGGCGATCGTCAACGTATCCTCCGGCTTGGCGTTTGTGCCGTTGAGCGGCACGCCTACCTACAACGCCACCAAGGCGGCCATTCACTCCTATACGATTTCGCTTCGCGAGCAGCTCAAGGGCAAGGTCGAGCTTATCGAGCTGGCGCCTCCCGCCGTGCAGACCGAGCTGACCCCCGGCCAGTCGACCCGCGAAGGCTATATGCCGCTCGATGAATTTATCGACGAAGTCATGACGCTGTTCCAAGAAAAGCCCACGCCCAGGGAAATCCTGGTGGAAAACGTCAACTTCCTGCGCTGGGCGGAGCGTGACGGCCACTTCGATCAGGCGGTCGAGTTGCTCAGCAAGATGTGA
- a CDS encoding AraC family transcriptional regulator has translation MNSLKQAVQTYATYHANQDGLVATPVSGLSMMCVETPAGDLQSIYKPLVCLVLQGAKRMAVGRQSRVVAAGESAIVSADMPVVGRIIQASQDEPYLAVAIELDRRILRELTAHMGSARAQRPSEMQTLFAEDTEAELIDCASRLMKLLDRPDSAPLLHPGILQELHYWLLSGPHGNALRDIADPDSYASRLAAAIEILRANYTSRVPVEQLATEAGMSLSSFHKHFKHMTSLTPGQYQQRLRLIEARRLMLDEGVTASNAAFEVGYESVSQFTREYGRLFKVPPKRDALRLQKAIEVTTGAAVVSQRVGA, from the coding sequence ATGAACTCACTCAAACAGGCGGTTCAAACCTATGCCACATACCACGCCAATCAGGATGGCTTGGTGGCAACCCCAGTGTCAGGGCTTAGCATGATGTGCGTCGAAACCCCTGCCGGTGATTTGCAATCGATATACAAGCCGTTGGTTTGCTTGGTATTGCAAGGGGCAAAACGAATGGCGGTCGGGCGCCAGAGCCGAGTGGTAGCGGCCGGAGAGTCGGCGATCGTGAGCGCCGATATGCCGGTCGTCGGGCGGATTATCCAAGCCAGCCAGGACGAGCCGTATCTGGCTGTTGCGATTGAACTGGATCGAAGGATCCTGCGCGAGCTTACCGCACACATGGGAAGCGCTCGCGCCCAGCGCCCATCCGAGATGCAGACGCTATTCGCCGAAGACACCGAAGCCGAGTTGATTGACTGCGCATCCCGGCTGATGAAACTCCTGGATCGCCCTGATTCCGCGCCGCTTCTGCACCCCGGTATCCTGCAGGAGCTGCATTATTGGCTGCTCTCGGGGCCTCATGGCAATGCGCTGCGCGACATCGCCGATCCGGATAGCTACGCGAGCCGCCTCGCCGCCGCTATCGAGATCCTCAGAGCGAACTACACGTCACGCGTGCCGGTGGAACAGCTGGCGACTGAGGCAGGCATGAGTCTTAGCTCTTTTCATAAGCACTTCAAGCACATGACGTCGCTAACACCGGGCCAATACCAGCAGCGGCTGCGCTTGATCGAAGCGCGCCGCCTGATGCTTGACGAAGGTGTTACCGCGAGCAACGCCGCCTTTGAAGTGGGCTATGAAAGTGTCTCTCAATTCACTCGCGAATACGGTCGCCTTTTCAAGGTGCCACCGAAGCGTGACGCGCTGCGCTTGCAGAAAGCTATCGAGGTCACTACCGGCGCCGCAGTGGTATCGCAGCGAGTAGGCGCTTAA